A single region of the Blattabacterium cuenoti genome encodes:
- a CDS encoding SufE family protein — protein MTLQKKEEIIKKEFYILNNWEEKYEYLIDLGNKLPKKSDKFRSKDKLINGCQSRVWLEAKLKGLRVFFNADSDALLPRGMAALMIRVYSGLFPFEIIYSNADFIYEIGFQTFLSPIRANGILLFLKKIKFYAIAFNAKISVGLNEKSKI, from the coding sequence ATGACTTTACAGAAAAAAGAAGAAATAATAAAAAAAGAGTTTTATATATTGAATAATTGGGAAGAAAAATATGAATATTTAATAGATTTGGGAAATAAATTACCAAAAAAATCGGATAAATTTAGATCAAAAGATAAATTAATTAATGGTTGTCAATCTAGAGTTTGGTTAGAAGCTAAATTAAAAGGATTACGTGTTTTTTTTAACGCAGATAGTGATGCTTTATTACCTAGAGGAATGGCAGCCCTAATGATTCGTGTATATTCAGGACTTTTTCCTTTTGAAATTATTTATTCAAACGCCGATTTTATTTATGAAATAGGATTTCAAACATTCTTATCTCCTATTAGAGCTAATGGCATACTTTTATTTTTAAAAAAAATAAAATTTTATGCCATAGCTTTTAATGCTAAAATTTCTGTAGGGTTGAATGAAAAAAGTAAAATTTAA
- the metE gene encoding 5-methyltetrahydropteroyltriglutamate--homocysteine S-methyltransferase, which produces MLKHNLGYPRIGIQRELKKACEAYWSNKIDSNNLFEVGKKIRKENWKMQERANLDLIPCNDFSFYDHVLDMSLLLGVIPESYLSIPMNNIDLYFSMARGFQKNGWDIKAMEMTKWFNTNYHYIVPEFNKNQKFSIYSNKIFDEFEESKRLLNLIKKIKPVLIGPISYLFLGKEKNKYFHRMDLIENLVPVYIQIINKLKNKGVHWIQLDEPILVLDMSDKEKEAFQYAYKKISKSCLGINILLASYFDGISENISLFKDFFVKALHIDLIEDSNQLKKILNFFRESKMLLSLGIIDGRNIWKNNYSNSIKKIEKTIEVIGENRVMIAPNCSLLHVPIDIESEHSIHIDVKNRMSFAKQKIYELNDLENIIKGNKNILSNNFFLLEKTKKSSIIHNQKVKERAIQITDKDIKRENSFSIRQKKQKKKFCLPIFPTTTIGSFPQTKEIRSLRNKFRKKELSKEEYYKKIKFFIVDVIRKQEKIDLDVLVHGEFERTDMVEYFSYKLKGILSTENGWVQSYGSRCVKPPIIYGDVSRNGNITVDWISFAQSKTKKLMKGMVTGPVTILQWSFVRDDQPIYHTAYQIAWAMREEVLSLEKSGIKIIQIDEPAIREGLPLKKKDWKFYFNWSIKAFRLSSSGVKDETQIHTHMCYSEFNDIFEHIADLDADVITMETSRSKMELLQAFSIFSYPNEIGPGVYDIHSPRIPTVEEIFNLIKKASKKLPIKNIWVNPDCGLKTRKWEEVLESLKNMTKAAKMARIKLINKSFS; this is translated from the coding sequence ATGCTGAAACATAATTTAGGTTATCCTCGCATAGGAATCCAACGAGAGTTAAAAAAAGCTTGTGAAGCTTATTGGTCAAACAAAATTGATTCAAATAATTTGTTTGAAGTAGGAAAAAAAATAAGAAAAGAAAATTGGAAAATGCAAGAGCGTGCGAACTTAGATTTGATTCCATGTAATGATTTCAGTTTTTATGATCATGTACTAGATATGTCCTTATTATTAGGGGTAATACCGGAATCTTATCTATCAATACCTATGAATAATATTGATTTATATTTTTCTATGGCAAGAGGATTTCAAAAAAATGGATGGGATATAAAAGCTATGGAAATGACTAAATGGTTTAATACTAATTATCATTATATAGTTCCAGAATTTAATAAAAATCAAAAATTTTCTATTTATTCAAATAAAATTTTTGATGAATTTGAAGAATCAAAAAGATTGTTGAATTTAATAAAAAAAATTAAACCTGTATTAATAGGACCTATATCTTATTTATTTCTAGGAAAAGAGAAAAACAAATATTTTCATAGAATGGATTTAATTGAAAACCTTGTTCCTGTTTATATACAAATCATCAATAAATTAAAAAATAAAGGAGTTCATTGGATTCAATTAGATGAACCTATTTTAGTTTTAGATATGTCTGATAAAGAAAAAGAAGCTTTTCAATATGCTTATAAAAAAATATCTAAATCTTGTTTAGGAATAAATATATTATTAGCTTCTTATTTTGATGGTATATCAGAAAATATCTCTCTTTTTAAAGATTTTTTTGTAAAAGCTTTACATATTGATTTGATCGAAGATTCAAATCAATTAAAAAAAATATTAAATTTTTTCAGAGAATCAAAAATGTTATTATCATTAGGAATTATTGATGGAAGAAATATATGGAAAAATAATTACAGTAATTCTATTAAAAAAATTGAAAAAACAATAGAAGTTATAGGAGAGAATCGTGTGATGATAGCTCCAAATTGTTCTCTTTTACATGTTCCGATAGATATAGAATCTGAACATTCTATTCATATTGATGTAAAAAATAGAATGTCTTTTGCTAAACAAAAAATTTATGAATTAAATGATTTAGAAAATATCATAAAAGGAAATAAAAATATTTTATCGAATAATTTTTTTTTATTAGAAAAAACAAAAAAATCCTCTATTATTCATAATCAAAAAGTAAAAGAAAGAGCTATACAAATAACAGATAAAGACATAAAAAGAGAAAATTCTTTTTCTATTCGTCAAAAAAAACAGAAAAAAAAATTTTGTCTTCCTATTTTTCCAACTACTACTATAGGATCTTTTCCTCAAACAAAAGAAATACGTAGTTTGAGAAATAAGTTTAGAAAAAAAGAATTAAGCAAAGAAGAATATTATAAAAAAATTAAATTTTTTATTGTAGATGTTATTAGAAAACAAGAAAAAATAGATTTAGACGTTCTTGTTCATGGAGAATTTGAAAGAACTGATATGGTAGAATATTTTTCATATAAACTAAAAGGAATACTATCTACTGAAAATGGTTGGGTTCAAAGTTATGGAAGCAGATGTGTGAAACCTCCTATTATTTATGGAGACGTTAGCCGTAATGGAAATATTACTGTTGATTGGATATCTTTTGCTCAATCGAAAACAAAAAAATTAATGAAAGGAATGGTAACTGGACCAGTTACTATTTTACAATGGTCTTTTGTTAGAGATGATCAACCTATTTATCATACTGCCTATCAAATAGCTTGGGCTATGAGAGAAGAAGTTTTATCTTTAGAAAAATCTGGAATTAAAATTATTCAAATAGATGAACCAGCGATTAGAGAAGGATTACCTTTAAAAAAAAAGGATTGGAAGTTTTATTTTAATTGGTCGATAAAAGCTTTTCGTCTTTCTTCAAGTGGAGTAAAAGATGAAACCCAAATACATACACATATGTGTTACAGTGAATTTAACGATATTTTTGAACATATTGCTGATCTAGATGCAGATGTTATTACTATGGAAACTTCTAGATCTAAAATGGAATTATTACAAGCTTTTTCAATATTTTCTTATCCAAATGAAATAGGTCCAGGAGTATATGACATTCATTCTCCAAGAATTCCTACTGTAGAAGAAATTTTTAATTTAATAAAAAAAGCTTCAAAAAAGTTGCCTATAAAAAATATTTGGGTTAATCCAGATTGTGGATTAAAAACTAGAAAATGGGAAGAAGTATTGGAATCTCTTAAAAATATGACAAAAGCAGCAAAAATGGCTAGAATAAAACTTATAAATAAGTCTTTTTCATAA
- a CDS encoding putative sugar nucleotidyl transferase yields MNFILYDGIEWKNLFPITLTRPVSEIRLGLFTIKERWEKYIGVKAVDIITQPFLSKKYSLVKKEYFTNILLINSSFLPNEELIKIILSLKENEAIFFKKKIVVIKKSFFSYKENIISLKEKNYKKIYNIKNIVHIQHTWDIFINNESVLKKDFMFFTKGKKSFSLLGKNNNILCKEKIFLEEDIIANNIVLNAQLGPIYIEKGVDIMEGSVIRGPVSIGKKATLNIGSKIYGGTSIGSFCKVGGEIINSIIFSYSNKAHDGFLGNAILGTWCNLGAGTNISNLRNDYRKITVWNYEKKNFIPINLQFFGLIMGDHSKSAINTQFNTATTVGVNTNIFGYGFPPRYIPSFSLGGIQNSKKISFDRVCETAKIVMNRRNVIFSIVDKKILEYLYQLLNI; encoded by the coding sequence ATGAATTTCATATTATATGATGGAATAGAATGGAAAAATTTATTTCCTATAACGTTAACTAGACCTGTATCAGAAATTCGTTTGGGATTATTTACAATAAAAGAAAGGTGGGAAAAATATATTGGAGTAAAAGCAGTAGATATTATTACACAACCATTTCTTTCAAAAAAATATTCATTAGTCAAAAAAGAGTATTTCACAAATATTTTATTAATCAATTCTTCATTTCTTCCAAATGAAGAGTTAATAAAGATAATTCTTTCATTAAAAGAAAATGAGGCTATTTTTTTTAAAAAAAAAATTGTAGTTATAAAAAAAAGTTTTTTCTCTTATAAAGAAAATATTATCTCTTTAAAAGAAAAAAACTATAAAAAAATATATAATATTAAAAATATTGTACATATTCAACATACATGGGATATTTTTATAAATAATGAATCTGTATTAAAAAAAGATTTCATGTTTTTTACAAAAGGTAAAAAATCTTTTTCTTTATTGGGAAAAAATAATAATATTCTTTGCAAAGAAAAAATTTTTTTGGAGGAAGATATAATAGCAAATAATATAGTATTAAATGCTCAATTAGGACCAATATATATTGAAAAAGGAGTTGATATAATGGAAGGATCTGTAATAAGAGGACCAGTATCTATTGGAAAAAAAGCGACATTAAATATAGGTTCAAAAATATATGGAGGAACGAGTATTGGTTCTTTTTGTAAAGTAGGTGGAGAAATAATAAATTCCATAATTTTTTCCTATTCTAATAAAGCTCATGATGGCTTTTTAGGAAATGCTATTTTGGGGACTTGGTGTAATTTAGGTGCTGGGACTAACATTTCTAATTTAAGAAATGATTATCGAAAAATAACAGTTTGGAATTATGAAAAAAAAAACTTTATTCCTATAAATCTCCAATTTTTTGGACTTATAATGGGAGATCATTCAAAATCAGCAATAAATACTCAATTTAATACAGCAACAACAGTTGGGGTAAATACTAATATTTTTGGATATGGATTTCCACCTAGATATATTCCTTCTTTTTCTTTGGGAGGAATACAAAATAGTAAAAAAATTTCTTTTGATAGAGTTTGTGAAACTGCTAAAATAGTAATGAATAGAAGAAATGTTATTTTTTCTATAGTAGACAAAAAAATTTTAGAATATTTGTATCAATTATTAAATATATAG
- a CDS encoding type B 50S ribosomal protein L31 → MKKKIHPENYRPVVFKDINNEKIFICRSTVKTKDFIQIDGCDYPLYKMEISSYSHPFFTGEKRFLGKTGPAEKFKKKYEKYKKF, encoded by the coding sequence ATGAAAAAAAAAATACATCCAGAAAATTATAGACCTGTTGTTTTTAAAGATATTAATAATGAAAAAATTTTTATTTGCAGATCTACAGTAAAAACAAAAGATTTTATTCAAATAGATGGATGCGATTATCCGTTATATAAAATGGAAATATCCAGTTATTCTCATCCATTTTTTACTGGAGAAAAAAGATTTTTAGGAAAAACTGGACCTGCAGAAAAGTTTAAGAAAAAGTATGAAAAATATAAAAAATTTTAA
- a CDS encoding 3-oxoacyl-ACP synthase III family protein produces the protein MIRSIITGTGHYLPNKIIKSDHFFKHKFYDKNGKILKSNEEIIEKFQKITEIEERRYINKDLLNSDIATIAAKRALINSKINKEKIDYIISAHNYGDIHPVSYQSDFMPSIAARVKNKLQIKNKKCRPYDMIFGCPGWIEGMILADQLLRSKYAKNILITSSETLSKVIDPHDRNAMIFSDGAGAAVLSSIEYLENEKNGIIHYDTQCNNNDELHYLTNGPSLNPNYKKSLVNIKMNGRRIYEYALTEVPNMLKNILDHADLHLKDIKKIIIHQANAKMDYAILKRLLKLYNWTSLSKDFYKKIMPMTIQKFGNSSVATVPTLLDLIIQGRMPPHEIKPGDTILMASLGAGMNINGMIYRFPKKKYCYEKKNTSRKL, from the coding sequence ATGATTCGATCAATCATTACAGGGACTGGGCATTATTTACCAAATAAAATTATAAAAAGTGATCATTTTTTTAAACATAAATTTTACGATAAAAATGGAAAAATTTTAAAATCTAATGAAGAGATTATTGAAAAATTTCAAAAAATTACAGAAATAGAGGAAAGAAGATATATAAATAAAGATTTATTGAATTCTGATATTGCGACAATTGCAGCAAAAAGAGCTTTAATTAATTCTAAAATTAATAAAGAGAAAATAGATTATATTATATCAGCTCATAATTATGGAGATATTCATCCTGTTTCTTATCAATCTGATTTTATGCCTTCTATAGCTGCTAGAGTAAAAAATAAACTTCAAATAAAAAATAAAAAATGTAGGCCATATGATATGATTTTTGGTTGTCCAGGATGGATCGAAGGAATGATTCTTGCCGATCAATTATTACGATCTAAATATGCTAAGAATATATTAATTACCAGTTCCGAAACTTTATCAAAAGTAATAGATCCACACGATAGAAATGCTATGATTTTTTCGGATGGAGCAGGAGCTGCTGTTTTATCATCTATAGAATATTTAGAAAATGAAAAAAATGGAATTATACATTATGATACTCAATGTAATAATAATGATGAGTTACATTATTTAACTAATGGTCCTTCTTTAAATCCTAATTATAAAAAGTCTTTAGTTAATATTAAAATGAATGGAAGAAGGATTTATGAATATGCACTAACAGAAGTTCCAAATATGTTAAAAAATATACTTGATCACGCTGATTTGCATTTAAAAGATATAAAAAAAATTATCATTCATCAAGCTAATGCAAAAATGGATTATGCTATCTTAAAAAGATTATTGAAATTGTATAATTGGACATCTTTAAGTAAGGATTTTTATAAAAAAATCATGCCTATGACTATACAAAAATTTGGAAATTCTTCTGTAGCTACAGTTCCTACTTTATTAGATTTAATTATACAAGGTAGAATGCCTCCTCATGAAATAAAACCAGGAGATACCATATTAATGGCTTCTTTAGGAGCTGGAATGAATATAAATGGAATGATTTATCGTTTTCCAAAAAAAAAATATTGTTATGAAAAAAAAAATACATCCAGAAAATTATAG
- the ubiE gene encoding bifunctional demethylmenaquinone methyltransferase/2-methoxy-6-polyprenyl-1,4-benzoquinol methylase UbiE — protein MNKYSLSSREKKIKNMFDHISCKYDLINHILSFGIDFFWRKKVIHLLDKFSEKKKVKNILDLATGTGDLAILLAKKFDHARIIGLDPSKNMLKIAEKKIKNNNFEKRVKVIQGYSQNIPFKNEIFDMVTIAFGIRNFQYIHLSLREIYRILKPLGILVILEFSTPSNYCIKKIYHFYSHFIMNKIGNFLSKNNFAYNYLNESVQSFSYCYEKKMNKLLKYHQLTLIYIKKLTFEIATIYFSKKNT, from the coding sequence ATGAATAAATATTCTCTTTCTTCAAGAGAAAAAAAAATAAAAAATATGTTTGATCATATTTCTTGTAAATATGATTTAATTAATCATATATTGTCTTTTGGAATAGATTTTTTTTGGAGAAAAAAAGTCATTCATTTACTAGATAAGTTTAGTGAAAAAAAAAAAGTTAAAAATATACTTGATTTGGCTACTGGAACTGGAGATTTAGCTATTTTATTGGCAAAAAAATTTGATCATGCTCGTATTATCGGATTGGATCCATCTAAAAACATGCTAAAAATAGCAGAAAAAAAAATAAAAAATAACAATTTTGAAAAAAGAGTAAAAGTAATTCAAGGATATTCTCAAAATATTCCATTTAAAAATGAAATTTTTGATATGGTTACTATTGCTTTTGGAATAAGAAATTTTCAATATATTCATCTTTCTCTTAGAGAAATATATAGAATACTGAAACCTTTAGGAATATTAGTAATATTAGAATTTTCTACCCCATCTAATTATTGTATAAAAAAAATATATCATTTTTATTCTCATTTTATAATGAATAAAATAGGAAATTTTTTATCAAAAAATAACTTTGCCTACAATTATTTAAATGAATCTGTTCAATCTTTTTCCTATTGTTATGAAAAAAAAATGAATAAACTATTAAAATATCATCAACTTACTTTAATATACATAAAGAAATTGACTTTTGAAATTGCTACTATTTACTTTTCAAAGAAAAATACTTGA
- a CDS encoding GH3 auxin-responsive promoter family protein, protein MIKYLSGYFTPSFLKKRIKNIEFFMRYPIEIQNKLIGQLILYAKNTEFGKKYRFHEIKKYQQFSERIPLCKYANLKSVIKRIRKGEKNILWPGSVKWFAKSSGTTNTRSKYIPVTPSSMNECHYKAGKDMLSIYIHNHPKTKIFFGKAVRLGGSHELYKNYNTFYGDLSSILIKNMPFWAEYICIPRKKIALMSEWEKKLETLIKETCGKDVRILLGVCSWLLIFLNRLLKKFDKKKINEIWPNIEVIFHGGVSLNSYIHQYNNLFEKSINYYDVYSASEGFFAIQYQKNVKDLLLLLNHGIFYEFIPVEEIDNINPKILSLDKVELNKNYALVISTNAGLWRYIVGDTVKFTSLSPYKISISGRTTHYINSFGEELIIENAEKALNITCLKTDSIIHEYTAGPVYMNKKNSGAHEWIIEFKKHPKNLCNFRDILDNELKYLNSDYEIKRYKNMVLGPPIIYVARNGLFYDWLKKHKKLGGQNKIPRLSNDRKYIDSILNMENLKNK, encoded by the coding sequence ATGATAAAGTATTTATCTGGATATTTTACCCCTTCTTTTCTTAAAAAAAGAATTAAAAATATAGAATTTTTTATGCGTTACCCAATAGAAATACAAAATAAATTGATTGGTCAATTGATTTTGTATGCAAAAAATACTGAATTTGGAAAAAAATATAGATTTCATGAAATAAAAAAATATCAACAATTTTCCGAAAGAATTCCTTTATGTAAATATGCAAATTTAAAATCTGTAATTAAAAGAATTAGAAAAGGAGAAAAAAATATATTGTGGCCAGGATCAGTGAAATGGTTCGCTAAATCTTCTGGTACTACAAATACAAGAAGTAAATACATTCCTGTTACTCCATCTTCTATGAATGAATGCCATTATAAAGCAGGAAAAGATATGTTATCTATTTATATACATAATCATCCAAAAACAAAAATATTTTTTGGAAAAGCTGTTCGTTTAGGAGGAAGTCACGAGTTATATAAAAATTATAATACATTTTATGGTGATTTATCTTCTATTTTAATAAAAAATATGCCTTTTTGGGCTGAATATATTTGTATTCCTAGAAAAAAAATAGCTTTGATGAGTGAATGGGAAAAAAAATTGGAAACTCTCATAAAAGAAACATGTGGGAAAGATGTTCGTATTTTATTGGGAGTTTGTTCTTGGTTATTAATATTTTTAAATAGATTATTAAAAAAATTTGATAAAAAAAAAATTAATGAAATATGGCCAAACATTGAAGTAATATTTCATGGAGGAGTAAGTTTGAATTCTTATATTCATCAATATAATAATTTATTCGAAAAATCTATTAATTATTATGATGTATATAGTGCCTCAGAAGGTTTTTTTGCTATTCAATATCAAAAAAATGTTAAAGATCTTTTGCTTTTATTAAATCATGGAATTTTTTATGAATTTATTCCAGTAGAAGAAATAGATAATATAAATCCAAAAATTTTATCCCTTGATAAGGTAGAATTAAATAAAAATTATGCACTAGTTATTTCTACTAACGCTGGACTATGGAGATATATAGTTGGAGATACAGTTAAGTTTACAAGTTTATCTCCATATAAAATTTCTATTTCAGGAAGAACAACACATTATATTAATTCTTTTGGCGAAGAATTAATTATTGAAAATGCAGAAAAAGCTTTAAATATAACTTGCTTAAAAACAGATTCTATTATTCATGAATATACGGCAGGACCCGTTTATATGAATAAAAAGAATTCTGGAGCTCATGAATGGATTATAGAATTTAAAAAACATCCAAAAAATTTATGCAATTTTAGAGATATTTTAGATAATGAATTAAAATACCTTAATTCAGATTATGAAATTAAACGATATAAAAATATGGTTTTAGGTCCTCCTATTATATATGTAGCTAGAAATGGTTTATTTTATGATTGGTTAAAAAAACATAAAAAATTAGGTGGACAAAACAAAATTCCTCGTTTATCTAATGATAGAAAGTATATAGATTCCATTCTTAATATGGAAAATCTAAAAAATAAATAA
- the rpsO gene encoding 30S ribosomal protein S15: protein MLSAEKKKEIFKNYGKSVDDTGSSKVQVALFTYRINHLSNHLKNNKKDFNTERALVKLVGRRKKLLRYIEKRDINSYKNIIKHLGLRK, encoded by the coding sequence ATGTTATCTGCAGAAAAAAAAAAAGAAATCTTCAAAAATTATGGAAAATCTGTTGATGATACAGGATCTTCTAAAGTACAAGTTGCTTTATTTACTTATCGTATTAATCATTTAAGCAATCATCTAAAAAATAATAAAAAAGATTTTAATACGGAAAGAGCTTTGGTAAAATTAGTAGGAAGAAGAAAAAAATTATTAAGATATATAGAAAAACGTGATATAAATAGTTATAAAAATATAATTAAACATTTAGGATTAAGAAAATGA
- a CDS encoding polyribonucleotide nucleotidyltransferase, which yields MTDIVKETISMKDGRTIVLETGLLAKQADGSAIVRVKDTMLLATVVISNEIKNETNFFPLTVDYREKYSAGGKIPGGFIKREGRPSNEEILTMRLVDRVIRPTFPEWFKKEIQIMISLLSYDQTVLPDGLAGLAASTALSVAGVPFHGPISEIRIIRLKGKFIINPSLDQLKEADIDMIVGASSNSIIMIEGEMKEIKESEFLESIMMAHEAIKPQIEAQIRLSNKLSLSKKYHFFDEDKESINEKENESFKKKLFSFSYEKIDKIYSNFLDKKTRSIQEKIILNNFKKNYLTEKEIEKKEVIIDQFYEKIKKKVTRSFLLKKGIRLDGRTNKQIRSIYSIVDYLPGVHGSALFSRGETQSLTTVTLGSSLDANRINNVIMENQEKFYLHYNFPPFSTGEIRFLRGVSRREVGHGNLAQRALKNVIPNNPYTIRVVSDILESNGSSSMATVCASSLALMDAGIPIKNPVSGIAMGLFMENEQKIIISDIIGEEDHFGDIDLKITGTKYGITACQMDVKKIQGLTYDLLNEILMQALEGRIFILKKMLETLPKYRKKMKPNTPKIYTFNIPKDFIGSVIGTGGKVIQEIQSCTNTNILIEEKGEFGYIEIIGKDDQKIEKAIDRIKQIAFVPELGKVYKAKVKSIKDFGAFVEISKGVEGLLHISEIGWKRLKNIKEELDIGDIIDVKFMGMDEKNKKMKLSRKVLLPRPGKKNEN from the coding sequence ATGACAGATATAGTAAAAGAAACCATATCTATGAAAGATGGTCGGACTATCGTTTTAGAAACAGGTTTATTAGCTAAACAAGCAGATGGATCTGCCATAGTCCGTGTAAAAGATACAATGCTATTAGCTACTGTTGTTATTTCCAACGAAATAAAAAATGAAACAAATTTTTTCCCTTTAACAGTAGATTATAGAGAAAAGTATTCTGCTGGTGGAAAAATTCCTGGGGGATTTATAAAAAGAGAAGGACGTCCTTCAAATGAAGAAATATTAACAATGAGATTGGTAGATCGTGTTATAAGACCAACATTTCCAGAATGGTTTAAAAAAGAAATACAAATTATGATTTCTTTATTATCATATGATCAAACAGTTTTACCAGATGGATTAGCTGGATTAGCTGCATCAACAGCTTTATCTGTAGCAGGAGTTCCTTTTCATGGGCCAATATCAGAAATACGTATTATTCGTTTAAAAGGAAAATTTATTATTAATCCTAGTTTAGATCAATTAAAAGAAGCAGATATTGATATGATCGTAGGAGCTTCTAGTAATTCTATTATTATGATAGAAGGAGAAATGAAGGAAATAAAAGAAAGTGAATTTTTGGAATCTATCATGATGGCTCATGAAGCTATTAAACCTCAAATAGAAGCTCAAATCCGTTTATCCAATAAATTATCATTATCAAAAAAATATCATTTTTTCGATGAAGATAAAGAATCAATAAATGAAAAAGAGAATGAATCTTTTAAAAAAAAACTTTTTTCCTTTTCATATGAAAAAATAGATAAAATTTATAGTAATTTTTTAGATAAAAAAACTAGATCTATTCAAGAAAAAATTATATTAAACAATTTCAAAAAAAATTATTTAACAGAAAAAGAAATTGAAAAAAAAGAAGTTATTATTGATCAATTTTATGAAAAAATAAAAAAGAAAGTAACCAGGAGTTTTCTTTTAAAAAAAGGAATTCGATTAGATGGAAGAACAAACAAACAAATTCGTTCAATATATAGTATTGTAGATTATTTACCAGGAGTACACGGTTCTGCTTTATTTTCAAGAGGAGAAACTCAATCTTTAACCACAGTAACATTAGGATCATCTTTAGATGCTAATAGAATTAATAATGTTATTATGGAAAATCAGGAAAAATTTTATTTACATTACAATTTTCCCCCTTTTTCAACAGGAGAAATTCGTTTTTTAAGAGGGGTCTCTAGACGTGAAGTAGGTCATGGTAATTTAGCTCAACGTGCATTAAAAAATGTTATACCTAATAATCCATATACGATTCGTGTAGTATCGGATATTTTAGAATCTAATGGATCTTCTTCTATGGCTACAGTTTGCGCATCTAGTTTAGCTTTAATGGATGCGGGCATTCCTATTAAAAATCCTGTTTCTGGCATTGCTATGGGATTGTTTATGGAAAATGAACAAAAAATCATTATATCAGATATAATAGGAGAGGAAGATCATTTTGGAGATATAGATTTAAAAATAACAGGAACAAAATATGGAATTACAGCTTGTCAAATGGATGTAAAAAAAATACAAGGATTAACATATGATCTTTTAAATGAAATTTTAATGCAAGCTTTAGAAGGTCGTATTTTTATTTTAAAAAAAATGCTAGAAACATTACCTAAATACAGAAAAAAAATGAAACCTAATACTCCAAAAATATATACTTTTAATATTCCAAAAGATTTTATTGGTTCAGTTATAGGAACTGGTGGAAAAGTCATTCAAGAAATACAATCGTGTACAAATACGAATATCTTAATTGAAGAAAAAGGGGAATTTGGTTATATTGAAATTATAGGAAAAGATGATCAAAAAATAGAAAAAGCTATTGATAGAATTAAACAAATAGCTTTTGTTCCTGAATTAGGAAAAGTTTATAAAGCAAAGGTAAAATCTATAAAAGATTTTGGAGCTTTTGTAGAAATATCTAAAGGAGTAGAAGGATTGCTACATATTTCAGAAATAGGATGGAAAAGATTAAAAAACATAAAAGAAGAATTGGATATAGGTGATATTATTGATGTAAAATTCATGGGTATGGATGAAAAAAATAAAAAAATGAAACTTTCTAGAAAAGTACTTTTACCTCGTCCAGGTAAAAAAAATGAAAATTAA